From the candidate division WOR-3 bacterium genome, one window contains:
- the ricT gene encoding regulatory iron-sulfur-containing complex subunit RicT, with protein MEATIGSESHLHPQGKQIGLVQFNLFKADWCALPPELEVKPGDWVVVGDDDGEDMGRLVALAPAGIRPVEGVIQRRATETDLHNRAALDAKVAQAIELFRQLRDEYKLDMQVVGAHLRLDKRKICFYFVAEERLNFRILHKAIASALNMRVAIKQIGVRDHTRLLGGLGICGRVVCCKQFLKEFKPITLRMARQQNLFVEPTKISGLCGKLLCCLSFEKSDYQVASYPSVGSQVETTYGIATVIAVNHLTKQVTLRYGDSTEQTVTVEELKNGQKND; from the coding sequence ATGGAAGCAACGATTGGTTCAGAATCGCACCTCCATCCTCAGGGCAAACAGATAGGTCTTGTTCAGTTCAATCTTTTTAAAGCAGACTGGTGTGCCTTACCACCAGAACTCGAAGTGAAACCGGGGGATTGGGTTGTGGTCGGGGACGATGATGGCGAAGATATGGGCAGACTGGTTGCGCTCGCCCCTGCCGGTATAAGACCGGTTGAGGGTGTTATCCAGCGCCGGGCAACAGAAACGGACCTCCACAACCGTGCAGCCCTTGATGCCAAGGTAGCACAGGCGATTGAACTTTTCCGCCAGTTACGTGATGAGTATAAACTCGATATGCAAGTCGTGGGCGCTCACTTGCGACTGGACAAGAGAAAAATCTGCTTCTATTTTGTTGCCGAGGAAAGATTGAACTTCCGGATACTTCATAAAGCCATCGCCTCAGCGCTCAATATGAGAGTGGCAATAAAACAGATTGGTGTCCGTGACCACACCCGTTTGCTTGGTGGTTTGGGTATCTGTGGTCGGGTTGTCTGCTGCAAACAGTTTCTCAAGGAGTTTAAACCAATTACGCTGCGGATGGCGCGACAGCAGAACCTCTTTGTGGAACCAACCAAGATCTCCGGATTATGCGGAAAACTGCTCTGTTGTCTCAGTTTTGAAAAAAGTGATTATCAAGTTGCTAGTTATCCATCTGTGGGTTCACAGGTCGAAACCACCTATGGCATCGCTACGGTAATCGCGGTCAATCATTTGACCAAACAAGTAACATTGCGTTATGGTGACAGCACCGAACAGACCGTGACGGTAGAGGAACTGAAAAATGGACAGAAAAACGATTGA
- the thiC gene encoding phosphomethylpyrimidine synthase ThiC, with amino-acid sequence MDRKTIELIARTEGVKPTELMKLVESGRVVIMKNKKRRIAPVAVGEKMRVKVNANLGTSPDRIDIEMELEKLRTAIAAGADTVMDLSVGGDVDELRQTILNSASVPVGTVPIYQVALEARKHHRSFPQATVKEIFKVIEKHLEDGVDFITVHCGITKENIKPLLSRPRLCGVVSRGGVMMIEWMRYNRKENPLYEYYDELLQLAKEYHATLSLGDGLRPGAIADATDEAQIRELITIGELVQRARATGVQVMVEGPGHIPLDQVEANVRLEKTICNGAPFYVLGPLVTDVACGYDHIAGAIGGAVAGWLGADFLCYVTPSEHLGLPDIEDVREGVIAARIAAHAADIARHHPKALKWDKDLSRYRAALQWKKMLAKSIDPERAKTIFAVQRSHTENACTMCGEFCAVKKSKETLYD; translated from the coding sequence ATGGACAGAAAAACGATTGAACTCATCGCTCGCACAGAGGGTGTGAAACCTACAGAGTTAATGAAATTGGTTGAGTCTGGACGGGTGGTGATAATGAAGAATAAAAAGAGACGGATAGCACCTGTAGCGGTTGGTGAAAAGATGCGGGTTAAAGTAAATGCCAATCTCGGGACATCACCAGACAGAATCGACATCGAAATGGAACTGGAAAAACTCCGCACAGCAATTGCGGCTGGCGCTGATACGGTAATGGACCTATCGGTAGGTGGGGATGTTGACGAACTGCGTCAAACCATCCTGAACTCAGCCTCGGTGCCGGTGGGAACGGTACCGATATATCAAGTGGCTTTGGAAGCGAGGAAACACCACCGATCGTTTCCCCAAGCCACTGTCAAAGAAATATTCAAAGTAATCGAAAAGCATCTCGAGGATGGCGTGGACTTCATCACCGTGCATTGTGGGATTACTAAAGAAAATATCAAACCGCTCTTGTCCCGACCCAGACTCTGCGGTGTTGTCAGCCGGGGTGGTGTGATGATGATTGAATGGATGCGTTACAATCGAAAGGAAAACCCACTTTACGAATATTACGACGAACTTCTCCAGTTGGCAAAGGAGTATCACGCCACCCTTTCTCTTGGTGACGGTCTTCGCCCAGGTGCCATAGCAGATGCCACTGACGAAGCCCAGATCCGAGAGCTAATTACCATCGGCGAACTTGTCCAGCGGGCACGAGCCACTGGTGTGCAGGTAATGGTGGAGGGACCCGGACACATTCCCCTTGACCAGGTTGAAGCCAATGTTCGGCTCGAAAAGACCATATGTAACGGTGCCCCGTTTTATGTCCTCGGTCCACTCGTGACCGATGTCGCCTGTGGTTACGACCACATTGCCGGTGCAATCGGGGGCGCAGTCGCAGGTTGGCTTGGTGCCGATTTTCTCTGCTACGTTACCCCATCGGAACACCTTGGTCTGCCGGATATTGAGGATGTTCGGGAAGGGGTAATTGCCGCTCGCATTGCCGCTCACGCTGCCGATATTGCCCGGCACCATCCCAAGGCGCTGAAATGGGACAAAGACCTTTCCCGTTATCGCGCCGCCCTCCAGTGGAAAAAAATGCTTGCCAAGAGTATCGACCCTGAACGGGCAAAAACAATCTTTGCCGTGCAGCGTTCCCATACCGAGAATGCCTGCACAATGTGTGGCGAGTTTTGTGCCGTTAAGAAAAGCAAGGAGACATTATATGATTAA
- a CDS encoding GWxTD domain-containing protein, with protein sequence MPPVLIPLLVFAAFDSLRFDFDWALFHHQGDSARVEFYYGIAYDQLNFQEIEDYLTAFFNVSFEMNGLDNQFRESGTIQKRARIRSFQEAAATQRTFIDQFSVIASPGLYEVKITVFDSVHSGMVIDTIRVPNFNEGGALSSIQLGSGIFTDSTTGGFAVIPNPGRRFLSGERRKIYAYFETYGLKPDSQDYQVRYHLIKTNRRDTLLSSAPIPRRKTAWKGAVCVELTIDSLMPDSYLLVIDVSDASSNQTLHGERELTIASTIRATGDHQPYQFTITPREERYYRELQYIATPGELAYYQTLSDSGKEAYLAWFWSRHNLTEFVRRMETAENRFKTARTPGVKTDRGRIYVKYGEPDAVERKTIEMEIKPREYWFYYQEGLKFIFIDLRGDGNYRLVWSNSPDEPSTGLEHLLTPQEQEEFH encoded by the coding sequence ATGCCTCCTGTTTTGATTCCCCTTCTCGTATTTGCCGCCTTCGACTCCCTCAGGTTTGACTTTGACTGGGCGCTATTTCACCATCAGGGTGATTCAGCCCGAGTCGAGTTTTATTACGGGATCGCCTATGACCAGTTAAACTTCCAAGAGATAGAAGACTATTTGACAGCCTTTTTTAATGTCAGTTTTGAAATGAATGGGTTGGACAACCAATTTCGGGAATCGGGCACAATTCAAAAGCGCGCTCGCATAAGAAGCTTTCAGGAGGCAGCGGCTACCCAGAGGACCTTCATCGACCAGTTCAGCGTCATCGCTTCACCTGGCTTGTATGAGGTCAAGATAACTGTTTTTGACTCCGTCCATAGTGGCATGGTAATCGATACAATAAGAGTCCCGAACTTTAATGAAGGGGGGGCTTTGAGTTCAATTCAACTCGGGAGCGGTATCTTTACCGACAGCACAACCGGCGGGTTTGCGGTCATCCCTAATCCCGGCAGACGTTTTCTCTCTGGCGAGAGAAGAAAAATCTATGCCTATTTCGAGACCTATGGTTTGAAGCCCGATTCTCAGGACTATCAGGTTCGGTACCATCTCATTAAAACCAATAGGAGAGACACCCTTCTCAGCTCCGCCCCCATCCCCCGCAGGAAAACCGCCTGGAAAGGTGCTGTTTGTGTGGAGCTCACCATTGATAGCCTAATGCCAGATTCCTACCTCTTGGTCATCGATGTCTCTGACGCCAGTTCTAACCAGACCCTGCACGGTGAAAGGGAACTGACGATTGCCTCTACAATCAGAGCCACAGGTGATCACCAACCTTACCAGTTTACCATCACTCCGAGAGAGGAACGCTATTATCGTGAACTCCAATATATCGCCACCCCTGGTGAACTTGCCTACTATCAAACCCTTTCTGACTCTGGCAAGGAGGCATACCTCGCCTGGTTCTGGTCAAGGCATAATTTAACCGAATTTGTGCGCAGAATGGAAACAGCGGAAAACCGCTTTAAAACTGCCCGGACCCCCGGTGTTAAAACCGACCGGGGCAGAATATATGTCAAATATGGTGAACCGGACGCAGTGGAGAGAAAGACCATCGAAATGGAAATTAAACCACGAGAGTACTGGTTTTATTACCAAGAGGGACTTAAATTCATCTTTATTGACCTGCGCGGGGATGGGAACTACCGGCTTGTCTGGAGCAATAGTCCTGATGAACCATCAACCGGGTTGGAACACCTCTTGACACCTCAGGAACAGGAGGAATTTCATTAA